Proteins encoded within one genomic window of Vanrija pseudolonga chromosome 3, complete sequence:
- the srs2_1 gene encoding ATP-dependent DNA helicase srs2, with amino-acid sequence MSGPSTPGTSRQPDADIAKYPYLASLNPAQLKAVTAPPDVPLQILAGPGSGKTRVLTSRVAHLVKCHGYQPHQITAVTFTNKAAAEMRKRLQALLGEKDAASLVLGTFHATCARYLRRHGKRIGLDNNFAIADADDCKKIMARLLKERVPELAKMHINLKEGVVLNEISKAKVKEETPGMMAVRARREAEKNAGSDSIGLKDLAKASTTLEVIAELYEEYETSLRAANALDFDDLLVFGLRLFREESWILEPCLHILVDEFQDTNTTQYELMKCFAYANGGVSVVGDPDQSIYGWRSAEIENLNRMRKDFDGVEAINLEENYRSTGAILDASHSIVSQDPNRIPKDLYTSHPKSTPVTLKQFATPVIEASYISTEIKRLVAYSGGMLKYDDFAILLRYNALSRVIESSLQKDAVPSRVIGGHKFFERMEIKDLLAYLQLADNPNFTPAFLRVVNVPRRAIGDKSVADLVDAAKRDKVSPMELAERIIDGDKLPAGIKPAVKKNLATFVGIVRKLRRAASQGTAVDDLIRLVLEKTRYEDYLRTSHQDFDQRWENVVELINYSVTVAQERERQQALNPDGTDNDFTPASAVVDALPVRKPKLAVHPMFRHNPAESLRSRSGSEDSKRGQKARVKVEDDVVEILSSDDEFEEVDIDAEAGAQLGAGSEGDSSNPLRFFLQSSMLSTDTGSDGDNVDTPKVTISTVHAAKGLEWPVVFIPAVEDGTFPSYRCVEEHEIAEERRLLYVAMTRAQLVLSMSHTMSRMTGGEEMDRNISDFVARSLRKNPTMFSSNLPEVNTQVRQQMAAMLGRDAPDETSTHELIMKHVRAAPPLSTWDTPELRGRGNRFARREGPSGAARASDYWKSEHDDYAMPGQTGYSSKNYGPSDSRPGFMYLSSARSLGPQAPGTQKPPPQKIQSSNRDLPGALPFTFMTETARPAASLTSFTSGSSSSLAAMKSLGLPSNPTPATSASRPQPTVSSFQSASSASLSALKTLGVPELPNVADSSKVPLARGVKRLGMGRPAPWGSKKPKP; translated from the exons ATGTCAggcccgtcgacgccgggcacAAGCCGgcagcccgacgccgacataGCAAAGTACCCGTACCTCGCGAGCCTCAACCCCGCCCAACTCAAAG CTGTCACCGCACCCCCCGACGTCCCCCTCCAGATCCTCGCTGGTCCAGGATCAGGCAAGACCCGTGTCCTCACTTCCCGCGTAGCACACCTCGTCAAGTGCCATGGGTACCAGCCGCACCAGATCACCGCGGTGACATTCACAaacaaggcggcggccgagatgCGCAAGCGGCTGCAGGCGCTCCTCGGGGAGAAGGACGCAGCGAGTCTGGTGCTGG GCACGTTCCACGCCACCTGCGCTCGCTACCTCCGAAGACATGGGAAGCGTATCGGCCTGGACAACAACTTtgccatcgccgacgccgacgactg CAAGAAGATTATGGCCCGGCTACTGAAGGAACGTgtgcccgagctcgccaagatgCACATCAACCTCAAGGAAGGCGTCGTGCTCAACGAGATctccaaggccaaggtcaaggaggagacGCCTGGCATGATGGCCGTGCGAGCTAGGCGGGAGGCAGAGAAGAACGCAGGGTCAGACTCGATCGGCCTCAAGGACCTGGCTAAGGCTTCGACTACGCTCGAGGTCATCGCCGAGCTGTATGAGGAGTACGAGACGAGCCTCCGAGCTGCCAACGCactcgactttgacgacctgctcgtGTTTGGACTCCGTCTTTTCCGGGAGGAGAGCTGGATCCTGGAGCCATGCCTCCATATCCTGGTGGACGAGTTCCAG GACACAAATACGACGCAGTACGAGCTCATGAAGTGCTTCGCATACGCGAATGGCGGCGTCAGTGTTGTCGGCGACCCAGACCAGTCGATCTACGGCTGGAGGTCGGCCG AAATCGAGAACCTCAATAGGATGCGGAAGGACTTTGATGGCGTAGAAGCCATCAACCTCGAGGAGAACTATCGTTCGACAGGCGCCATCCTCGACGCCTCGCATTCGATCGTGTCGCAGG ACCCAAATCGTATCCCCAAAGACTTGTACACCTCCCATCCCAAGAGCACGCCAGTCACCCTCAAGCAGTTCGCGACACCGGTGATCGAGGCCAGTTACATCTCCACCGAGATCAAGCGCCTTGTCGCGTACTCTGGCGGCATGCTGAAGTACGACGACTTTGCGATTCTGC TACGCTACAACGCACTGTCTCGTGTCATTGAGTCCTCGCTCCAGAAGGACGCAGTCCCAAGTCGTGTCATTGGCGGCCACAAATTCTTCGAGCGCATGGAGATCAAGGATTTGCTGGCATATCTCCAGCTCGCAGACAACCCCAACTTCACT CCCGCCTTCCTACGAGTGGTCAACGTTCCCCGCCGCGCCATTGGTGACAAG TCCGTTGCAGATCTCGTGGACGCTGCAAAACGTGACAAGGTCTCGCCAATGGAGCTCGCTGAGCGAATCATCGACGGTGACAAGCTCCCGGCTGGAATCAAGCCCGCCGTCAAGAAGAATCTTGCCACATTTGTTGGCATTGTTCGTAAGCTccggcgagcagcgtcgcaG GGTACCGCCGTCGACGATCTTATCCGCCTGGTGCTGGAGAAGACACGATACGAGGACTATCTCCGAACATCTCACCAAGACTTCGATCAGCGCTGGGAGAACGTCGTGGAACTG ATCAACTACAGCGTCACCGTTGCACAGGAGCGAGAACGACAGCAGGCTTTGAACCCCGACGGCACTGACAACGACTTCACCCCCGCAAGTGCCGTTGTCGATGCACTTCCTGTCCGCAAGCCCAAACTCGCCGTCCATCCCATGTTCCGCCACAACCCGGCAGAGTCACTGCGCAGCCGCTCTGGGTCGGAAGATTCTAAAAGGGGCCAAAAGGCTAGAGTCAAAGTGGAAGACGACGTAGTGGAGATTCTCTCCAGTGACGACGAGTTTGAGGAGGTGGACATTGATGCGGAGGCCGGTGCACAGCTCGGTGCGGGCTCTGAAGGCGACAG CTCCAACCCCCTCCGCTTCTTCCTCCAATCGTCCATGCTCTCCACGGACACAGGCTCTGATGGTGACAATGTGGACACGCCCAAGGTGACAATCTCCACCGTCCATGCGGCCAAGGGTCTCGAATGGCCTGTTGTGTTCATTCCAGCCG TGGAGGACGGCACTTTCCCGTCCTATCGCTGCGTCGAAGAGCACGAGATTGCCGAAGAACGACGCTTGCTCTACGTGGCCATGACGCGAGCGCAGCTGGTTCTG TCCATGAGTCACACGATGTCACGAATGACAGGTGGCGAAGAGATGGACCGTAACATCAGCGACTTTGTGGCCCGTTCTTTGCGGAAGAACCCT ACCATGTTCTCCTCCAACCTTCCAGAAGTCAACACTCAAGTTCGGCAGCAAATGGCGGCGATGCTCGGCCGTGACGCTCCGGACGAAACGTCGACTCATGAGCTGATCATGAAGCATGTCCGTGCTGCGCCGCCCTTGAGTACGTGGGACACGCCAGAGCTGCGTGGCCGGGGCAACAGGTTTGCCCGTCGTGAGGGCCCAAGTGGTGCAGCACGGGCCTCGGACTACTGGAAGTCAGAGCACGATGACTACGCCATGCCTGGCCAAACCGGCTACTCGTCCAAGAACTATGGCCCATCGGATTCTCGCCCGGGCTTCATGTACCTCTCGAGCGCACGATCCCTCGGCCCCCAAGCGCCGGGCACGCAAAAGCCACCACCTCAGAAGATCCAGTCGTCGAACCGTGACTTACCCGGCGCCCTTCCATTCACCTTCATGACCGAGACGGCGCGCCCTGCAGCGAGCCTGACCAGCTTCACGTCAGGCAGttcgtcgtccttggcggcgatgaaGTCGCTCGGTCTCCCCAGCAACCCTACCCCCGCTACCTCCGCGTCCCGTCCTCAGCCCACCGTCTCTTCGTTCCAGTCGGCGTCTTCTGCCTCTTTGAGCGCCTTGAAGACCTTGGGAGTTCCAGAACTTCCAAACGTCGCAGATTCCAGCAAGGTACCGCTCGCACGGGGAGTTAAGAGGCTGGGCATGGGACGGCCTGCACCATGGGGTTCCAAGAAACCAAAGCCGTAG
- the srs2_1 gene encoding ATP-dependent DNA helicase srs2 → MSGPSTPGTSRQPDADIAKYPYLASLNPAQLKAVTAPPDVPLQILAGPGSGKTRVLTSRVAHLVKCHGYQPHQITAVTFTNKAAAEMRKRLQALLGEKDAASLVLGTFHATCARYLRRHGKRIGLDNNFAIADADDCKKIMARLLKERVPELAKMHINLKEGVVLNEISKAKVKEETPGMMAVRARREAEKNAGSDSIGLKDLAKASTTLEVIAELYEEYETSLRAANALDFDDLLVFGLRLFREESWILEPCLHILVDEFQDTNTTQYELMKCFAYANGGVSVVGDPDQSIYGWRSAEIENLNRMRKDFDGVEAINLEENYRSTGAILDASHSIVSQDPNRIPKDLYTSHPKSTPVTLKQFATPVIEASYISTEIKRLVAYSGGMLKYDDFAILLRYNALSRVIESSLQKDAVPSRVIGGHKFFERMEIKDLLAYLQLADNPNFTPAFLRVVNVPRRAIGDKSVADLVDAAKRDKVSPMELAERIIDGDKLPAGIKPAVKKNLATFVGIVRKLRRAASQGTAVDDLIRLVLEKTRYEDYLRTSHQDFDQRWENVVELVSAPRLAMLTGKINYSVTVAQERERQQALNPDGTDNDFTPASAVVDALPVRKPKLAVHPMFRHNPAESLRSRSGSEDSKRGQKARVKVEDDVVEILSSDDEFEEVDIDAEAGAQLGAGSEGDSSNPLRFFLQSSMLSTDTGSDGDNVDTPKVTISTVHAAKGLEWPVVFIPAVEDGTFPSYRCVEEHEIAEERRLLYVAMTRAQLVLSMSHTMSRMTGGEEMDRNISDFVARSLRKNPTMFSSNLPEVNTQVRQQMAAMLGRDAPDETSTHELIMKHVRAAPPLSTWDTPELRGRGNRFARREGPSGAARASDYWKSEHDDYAMPGQTGYSSKNYGPSDSRPGFMYLSSARSLGPQAPGTQKPPPQKIQSSNRDLPGALPFTFMTETARPAASLTSFTSGSSSSLAAMKSLGLPSNPTPATSASRPQPTVSSFQSASSASLSALKTLGVPELPNVADSSKVPLARGVKRLGMGRPAPWGSKKPKP, encoded by the exons ATGTCAggcccgtcgacgccgggcacAAGCCGgcagcccgacgccgacataGCAAAGTACCCGTACCTCGCGAGCCTCAACCCCGCCCAACTCAAAG CTGTCACCGCACCCCCCGACGTCCCCCTCCAGATCCTCGCTGGTCCAGGATCAGGCAAGACCCGTGTCCTCACTTCCCGCGTAGCACACCTCGTCAAGTGCCATGGGTACCAGCCGCACCAGATCACCGCGGTGACATTCACAaacaaggcggcggccgagatgCGCAAGCGGCTGCAGGCGCTCCTCGGGGAGAAGGACGCAGCGAGTCTGGTGCTGG GCACGTTCCACGCCACCTGCGCTCGCTACCTCCGAAGACATGGGAAGCGTATCGGCCTGGACAACAACTTtgccatcgccgacgccgacgactg CAAGAAGATTATGGCCCGGCTACTGAAGGAACGTgtgcccgagctcgccaagatgCACATCAACCTCAAGGAAGGCGTCGTGCTCAACGAGATctccaaggccaaggtcaaggaggagacGCCTGGCATGATGGCCGTGCGAGCTAGGCGGGAGGCAGAGAAGAACGCAGGGTCAGACTCGATCGGCCTCAAGGACCTGGCTAAGGCTTCGACTACGCTCGAGGTCATCGCCGAGCTGTATGAGGAGTACGAGACGAGCCTCCGAGCTGCCAACGCactcgactttgacgacctgctcgtGTTTGGACTCCGTCTTTTCCGGGAGGAGAGCTGGATCCTGGAGCCATGCCTCCATATCCTGGTGGACGAGTTCCAG GACACAAATACGACGCAGTACGAGCTCATGAAGTGCTTCGCATACGCGAATGGCGGCGTCAGTGTTGTCGGCGACCCAGACCAGTCGATCTACGGCTGGAGGTCGGCCG AAATCGAGAACCTCAATAGGATGCGGAAGGACTTTGATGGCGTAGAAGCCATCAACCTCGAGGAGAACTATCGTTCGACAGGCGCCATCCTCGACGCCTCGCATTCGATCGTGTCGCAGG ACCCAAATCGTATCCCCAAAGACTTGTACACCTCCCATCCCAAGAGCACGCCAGTCACCCTCAAGCAGTTCGCGACACCGGTGATCGAGGCCAGTTACATCTCCACCGAGATCAAGCGCCTTGTCGCGTACTCTGGCGGCATGCTGAAGTACGACGACTTTGCGATTCTGC TACGCTACAACGCACTGTCTCGTGTCATTGAGTCCTCGCTCCAGAAGGACGCAGTCCCAAGTCGTGTCATTGGCGGCCACAAATTCTTCGAGCGCATGGAGATCAAGGATTTGCTGGCATATCTCCAGCTCGCAGACAACCCCAACTTCACT CCCGCCTTCCTACGAGTGGTCAACGTTCCCCGCCGCGCCATTGGTGACAAG TCCGTTGCAGATCTCGTGGACGCTGCAAAACGTGACAAGGTCTCGCCAATGGAGCTCGCTGAGCGAATCATCGACGGTGACAAGCTCCCGGCTGGAATCAAGCCCGCCGTCAAGAAGAATCTTGCCACATTTGTTGGCATTGTTCGTAAGCTccggcgagcagcgtcgcaG GGTACCGCCGTCGACGATCTTATCCGCCTGGTGCTGGAGAAGACACGATACGAGGACTATCTCCGAACATCTCACCAAGACTTCGATCAGCGCTGGGAGAACGTCGTGGAACTGGTGAGCGCCCCTCGGTTGGCAATGCTGACCGGGAAGATCAACTACAGCGTCACCGTTGCACAGGAGCGAGAACGACAGCAGGCTTTGAACCCCGACGGCACTGACAACGACTTCACCCCCGCAAGTGCCGTTGTCGATGCACTTCCTGTCCGCAAGCCCAAACTCGCCGTCCATCCCATGTTCCGCCACAACCCGGCAGAGTCACTGCGCAGCCGCTCTGGGTCGGAAGATTCTAAAAGGGGCCAAAAGGCTAGAGTCAAAGTGGAAGACGACGTAGTGGAGATTCTCTCCAGTGACGACGAGTTTGAGGAGGTGGACATTGATGCGGAGGCCGGTGCACAGCTCGGTGCGGGCTCTGAAGGCGACAG CTCCAACCCCCTCCGCTTCTTCCTCCAATCGTCCATGCTCTCCACGGACACAGGCTCTGATGGTGACAATGTGGACACGCCCAAGGTGACAATCTCCACCGTCCATGCGGCCAAGGGTCTCGAATGGCCTGTTGTGTTCATTCCAGCCG TGGAGGACGGCACTTTCCCGTCCTATCGCTGCGTCGAAGAGCACGAGATTGCCGAAGAACGACGCTTGCTCTACGTGGCCATGACGCGAGCGCAGCTGGTTCTG TCCATGAGTCACACGATGTCACGAATGACAGGTGGCGAAGAGATGGACCGTAACATCAGCGACTTTGTGGCCCGTTCTTTGCGGAAGAACCCT ACCATGTTCTCCTCCAACCTTCCAGAAGTCAACACTCAAGTTCGGCAGCAAATGGCGGCGATGCTCGGCCGTGACGCTCCGGACGAAACGTCGACTCATGAGCTGATCATGAAGCATGTCCGTGCTGCGCCGCCCTTGAGTACGTGGGACACGCCAGAGCTGCGTGGCCGGGGCAACAGGTTTGCCCGTCGTGAGGGCCCAAGTGGTGCAGCACGGGCCTCGGACTACTGGAAGTCAGAGCACGATGACTACGCCATGCCTGGCCAAACCGGCTACTCGTCCAAGAACTATGGCCCATCGGATTCTCGCCCGGGCTTCATGTACCTCTCGAGCGCACGATCCCTCGGCCCCCAAGCGCCGGGCACGCAAAAGCCACCACCTCAGAAGATCCAGTCGTCGAACCGTGACTTACCCGGCGCCCTTCCATTCACCTTCATGACCGAGACGGCGCGCCCTGCAGCGAGCCTGACCAGCTTCACGTCAGGCAGttcgtcgtccttggcggcgatgaaGTCGCTCGGTCTCCCCAGCAACCCTACCCCCGCTACCTCCGCGTCCCGTCCTCAGCCCACCGTCTCTTCGTTCCAGTCGGCGTCTTCTGCCTCTTTGAGCGCCTTGAAGACCTTGGGAGTTCCAGAACTTCCAAACGTCGCAGATTCCAGCAAGGTACCGCTCGCACGGGGAGTTAAGAGGCTGGGCATGGGACGGCCTGCACCATGGGGTTCCAAGAAACCAAAGCCGTAG
- the mug134_0 gene encoding mRNA stability protein, producing the protein MNPHKINKVDISQLSEQDQKAFKLYGKIPGKNLLSKMQKERKYFDSGDYMMSKAGVSPPQPLGTAIPTPEGLPHASPPSNGHLSSSPTGQPIPFPLGGLADRRASAAPVGVGISPAATSEAMAVPGISHQRRSSESGLRVSPPGTMREGPQTSSYPIQHHTFGSSPVKTSALARRIDEDIEV; encoded by the exons ATGAACCCCCACAAGATC AATAAAGTTGACATCTCG CAACTCAGCGAGCAGGACCAAAAGGCGTTCAAGCTCTATGGCAAGATTCCAGGCAAGAACCTGCTCTCCAAGATGCAGAAG GAGCGCAAGTACTTTGACTCTGGCGACTACATGATGTCCAAGGCGGGCGTCTCGCCTCCCCAGCCTCTTGGCACCGCGATCCCTACTCCCGAAGG CCTTCCTCACGCTTCTCCGCCTTCGAACGGCCacctgtcgtcgtcgcccacggGCCAGCCCATCCCTTTCCCGCTCGGCGGTTTGGCGGACCGAAGGGCGTCGGCTGCACCAGTTGGTGTCGGCATTAGCCCCGCGGCAACGAGCGAGGCCATGGCTGTGCCCGGCATCTCGCACCAGAGGCGGAGTTCCGAAAG CGGATTGCGAGTCTCGCCCCCAGGGACGATGCGCGAGGGCCCGCAGACGTCGTCTTACCCGATCCAGCACCACACGTTTGGCAGCTCGCCTGTCAAGACGAGCGCTTTGGCTCGCCGcatcgacgaggacattgagGTCTAA